Proteins from a genomic interval of Helicoverpa zea isolate HzStark_Cry1AcR chromosome 31, ilHelZeax1.1, whole genome shotgun sequence:
- the LOC124644941 gene encoding F-box/WD repeat-containing protein 7 isoform X2: MDPSCSRSGCEIYDGANIASFDIKQEIKTESDPVNEKPVTSQNNGRQQIDDIEREDFDEENRILKHCTGMIVDGKIAAPAHYSGNLSSANSSLASSSETISNLSNLINTTHDYSLPGCSKDGDDSNTTIKNMIHSRKYVVHEQKEDFMQKLLNSNTQEKKEFPKGKLYKGDKMDCDNEEGCDIDGVSGPSVRTSSNASSIGSSSSDSTKEFSVPSTSNAEKLLGLDDSRKNEPGSSKSSNYNYCDGEDDSEEEVVEESWCTCLSSHEDDDEDDEPEPEPERIWRKRRHEPPPSQPSKKFCGEGSSSSSLGSDGWRSPTPSCSLANTSAIQGPPEIKPWLSRFNNWSNVEKIQAIDELISCCDPSQVRHMMKAIEPLFQRDFISLLPKELALTVLGYLQPKDLLRAAQTCRYWKFLAEDNLLWKEQCRRIGITTLKKMPRSFPRCASPWKAAYMRQYLIENNWLHKPVASPIIMRGHDDHVITCLQFYGNRILSGSDDTTLKVWSAVTGKCLRTLVGHSGGVWSSQMVNNLVISGSTDRTLRVWNAKTGQCLKVLAGHTSTVRCMHLHQDRVVSGSRDATLRVWSIPDGRCLRVLIGHLAAVRCVQYDGKLVVSGAYDYFVKVWNPETGDCLHTLAGHTNRVYSLQFDGIHVVSGSLDTSIRVWDVESGQLKHTLTGHQSLTSGMELHSNILVSGNADSTVKVWDITTGHCLHTLSGPNKHQSAVTCLQSSNRFVITSSDDGTVKLWDVHTGEFIRNLVELGSGGSGGVVWRIRASATKLICAVGSRNGTEETKLLVLDFDVPGACRKCDE, encoded by the exons ATGGATCCATCATGTTCACGAAGCGGGTGTGAGATCTATGATGGAGCTAACATAGCATCCTTTGATATCAAACAAGAGATTAAGACTGAAAGTGACCCTGTAAACGAGAAGCCTGTAACCTCTCAGAACAATGGAAGGCAGCAGATCGACGATATCGAGAGAGAAGATTTCGACGAAGAAAACAGAATTCTTAAGCATTGTACGGGAATGATTGTAGATGGAAAAATTGCAGCACCTGCCCACTATTCTGGAAATCTTTCCAGTGCGAATTCCAGCCTAGCGTCCAGTTCTGAGACAATATCAAACCTTTCCAATCTAATTAATACAACACACGATTACAGCCTTCCGGGCTGTAGTAAAGATGGAGATGACTCTAACACAACTATTAAGAATATGATTCATTCTAGAAAGTATGTGGTGCATGAGCAAAAAGAAGATTTTATGCAGAAGCTTTTGAATAGCAATACACAGGAGAAGAAAGAGTTCCCTAAAGGAAAATTGTATAAAGGAGATAAGATGGATTGCGACAATGAGGAGGGTTGTGATATAGATGGTGTAAGTGGTCCGTCAGTGAGGACCAGTTCTAACGCTTCGAGTATAGGAAGCTCTAGTTCAGACAGTACCAAGGAGTTCAGTGTGCCGTCCACCTCGAATGCTGAGAAGTTGTTGGGCCTTGATGACAGCAGGAAGAACGAGCCAGGGAGTTCAAAGTCTTCG AACTACAACTACTGTGATGGCGAGGATGATTCGGAGGAGGAAGTTGTTGAAGAATCCTGGTGCACATGCTTATCGTCACATGAG GATGATGACGAGGATGATGAACCAGAGCCTGAACCAGAAAGAATTTGG AGGAAGCGTCGCCATGAGCCGCCACCATCGCAGCCTAGCAAAAAGTTCTGTGGAGAAGGTTCGTCATCATCGTCGTTGGGATCTGACGGTTGGCGTTCGCCCACTCCTAGCTGCAGTCTGGCCAACACAAGCGCCATTCAAGGCCCACCCGAGATCAAACCATGGCTTAGCAG GTTCAACAACTGGTCCAATGTGGAGAAGATCCAGGCTATAGATGAGTTGATCAGCTGCTGCGACCCGAGTCAGGTGCGGCACATGATGAAGGCCATTGAGCCCTTGTTCCAACGCGACTTCATATCCTTGTTGCCGAAGGAGTTGGCGCTCACTGTGCTCGGCTATCTACAGCCTAAGGATCTGCTGAGGGCAGCCCAGACCTGTCGCTACTGGAA ATTCCTTGCCGAGGACAACCTGCTGTGGAAGGAGCAATGTCGCCGCATCGGCATCACCACGCTGAAGAAGATGCCTCGTTCGTTCCCGCGCTGCGCCAGCCCTTGGAAGGCAGCCTACATGCGCCAGTACCTCATTGAAAACAACTGGCTGCACAAGCCCGTGGCTTCTCCCATTATCATGCGAGGCCATGATGACCACGTCATCACCTGCCTCCAGTTCTACGGCAACAGGATCCTTAGCGGCAGTGACGACACAACTCTCAAAGTGTGGTCGGCTGTCACCGGCAAG TGCCTACGCACGTTGGTGGGTCATTCTGGCGGCGTGTGGTCGTCGCAGATGGTGAACAACTTGGTGATCAGTGGCTCCACTGACCGCACCCTTCGCGTGTGGAATGCTAAGACTGGCCAGTGCCTGAAAGTCCTCGCTGGACACACTTCTACCGTGCGTTGTATGCACCTCCACCAAGACAG GGTTGTGTCTGGGTCCCGTGACGCCACTCTCCGGGTGTGGTCGATCCCCGACGGCCGTTGTCTTCGCGTGCTCATCGGCCACTTGGCAGCCGTGCGATGCGTGCAGTACGACGGCAAGCTGGTCGTGTCCGGCGCATACGACTACTTCGTCAAGGTGTGGAACCCTGAGACTGGGGACTGTCTGCACACCCTCGCTGGACATACCAACCGGGTGTACAGTCTACAG TTCGACGGGATTCACGTGGTGAGCGGCTCTTTGGACACTTCTATTCGCGTTTGGGATGTGGAGTCGGGCCAACTGAAGCACACGTTGACTGGTCACCAGTCTCTCACCTCGGGCATGGAGTTGCATTCCAATATACTTGTGTCTGGTAATGCTGATTCCACTGTCAAGGTCTGGGACATCACCACTGGCCATTGTCTGCATACTCTTTCTG gacCCAACAAGCACCAGTCTGCCGTAACCTGTCTACAGTCGAGCAACCGGTTCGTGATCACTTCGTCCGACGACGGCACGGTGAAGCTGTGGGACGTTCACACGGGCGAGTTTATTCGCAACCTCGTGGAGCTGGGCTCGGGTGGCTCGGGAGGCGTCGTGTGGCGCATTCGCGCCTCCGCCACCAAGCTTATCTGCGCAGTGGGATCGCGCAACGGGACCGAAGAGACCAAACTCTTAGTTCTCGATTTTGACGTCCCCGGCGCTTGTCGCAAGTGCGATGAATAG
- the LOC124644941 gene encoding F-box/WD repeat-containing protein 7 isoform X1: protein MQRAGNLVWAKWVHFEINMNARNPAHAHQISRIYQRIEEPSTSMDPSCSRSGCEIYDGANIASFDIKQEIKTESDPVNEKPVTSQNNGRQQIDDIEREDFDEENRILKHCTGMIVDGKIAAPAHYSGNLSSANSSLASSSETISNLSNLINTTHDYSLPGCSKDGDDSNTTIKNMIHSRKYVVHEQKEDFMQKLLNSNTQEKKEFPKGKLYKGDKMDCDNEEGCDIDGVSGPSVRTSSNASSIGSSSSDSTKEFSVPSTSNAEKLLGLDDSRKNEPGSSKSSNYNYCDGEDDSEEEVVEESWCTCLSSHEDDDEDDEPEPEPERIWRKRRHEPPPSQPSKKFCGEGSSSSSLGSDGWRSPTPSCSLANTSAIQGPPEIKPWLSRFNNWSNVEKIQAIDELISCCDPSQVRHMMKAIEPLFQRDFISLLPKELALTVLGYLQPKDLLRAAQTCRYWKFLAEDNLLWKEQCRRIGITTLKKMPRSFPRCASPWKAAYMRQYLIENNWLHKPVASPIIMRGHDDHVITCLQFYGNRILSGSDDTTLKVWSAVTGKCLRTLVGHSGGVWSSQMVNNLVISGSTDRTLRVWNAKTGQCLKVLAGHTSTVRCMHLHQDRVVSGSRDATLRVWSIPDGRCLRVLIGHLAAVRCVQYDGKLVVSGAYDYFVKVWNPETGDCLHTLAGHTNRVYSLQFDGIHVVSGSLDTSIRVWDVESGQLKHTLTGHQSLTSGMELHSNILVSGNADSTVKVWDITTGHCLHTLSGPNKHQSAVTCLQSSNRFVITSSDDGTVKLWDVHTGEFIRNLVELGSGGSGGVVWRIRASATKLICAVGSRNGTEETKLLVLDFDVPGACRKCDE from the exons atGCAGCGAGCTGGCAACCTAGTTTGGGCCAAATGGGTCCATTTTGAGATAAACATGAATGCTAG gaatcctgcacatgcACACCAAATAAGCAGGATTTATCAAAGGATT GAAGAACCTTCCACTAGTATGGATCCATCATGTTCACGAAGCGGGTGTGAGATCTATGATGGAGCTAACATAGCATCCTTTGATATCAAACAAGAGATTAAGACTGAAAGTGACCCTGTAAACGAGAAGCCTGTAACCTCTCAGAACAATGGAAGGCAGCAGATCGACGATATCGAGAGAGAAGATTTCGACGAAGAAAACAGAATTCTTAAGCATTGTACGGGAATGATTGTAGATGGAAAAATTGCAGCACCTGCCCACTATTCTGGAAATCTTTCCAGTGCGAATTCCAGCCTAGCGTCCAGTTCTGAGACAATATCAAACCTTTCCAATCTAATTAATACAACACACGATTACAGCCTTCCGGGCTGTAGTAAAGATGGAGATGACTCTAACACAACTATTAAGAATATGATTCATTCTAGAAAGTATGTGGTGCATGAGCAAAAAGAAGATTTTATGCAGAAGCTTTTGAATAGCAATACACAGGAGAAGAAAGAGTTCCCTAAAGGAAAATTGTATAAAGGAGATAAGATGGATTGCGACAATGAGGAGGGTTGTGATATAGATGGTGTAAGTGGTCCGTCAGTGAGGACCAGTTCTAACGCTTCGAGTATAGGAAGCTCTAGTTCAGACAGTACCAAGGAGTTCAGTGTGCCGTCCACCTCGAATGCTGAGAAGTTGTTGGGCCTTGATGACAGCAGGAAGAACGAGCCAGGGAGTTCAAAGTCTTCG AACTACAACTACTGTGATGGCGAGGATGATTCGGAGGAGGAAGTTGTTGAAGAATCCTGGTGCACATGCTTATCGTCACATGAG GATGATGACGAGGATGATGAACCAGAGCCTGAACCAGAAAGAATTTGG AGGAAGCGTCGCCATGAGCCGCCACCATCGCAGCCTAGCAAAAAGTTCTGTGGAGAAGGTTCGTCATCATCGTCGTTGGGATCTGACGGTTGGCGTTCGCCCACTCCTAGCTGCAGTCTGGCCAACACAAGCGCCATTCAAGGCCCACCCGAGATCAAACCATGGCTTAGCAG GTTCAACAACTGGTCCAATGTGGAGAAGATCCAGGCTATAGATGAGTTGATCAGCTGCTGCGACCCGAGTCAGGTGCGGCACATGATGAAGGCCATTGAGCCCTTGTTCCAACGCGACTTCATATCCTTGTTGCCGAAGGAGTTGGCGCTCACTGTGCTCGGCTATCTACAGCCTAAGGATCTGCTGAGGGCAGCCCAGACCTGTCGCTACTGGAA ATTCCTTGCCGAGGACAACCTGCTGTGGAAGGAGCAATGTCGCCGCATCGGCATCACCACGCTGAAGAAGATGCCTCGTTCGTTCCCGCGCTGCGCCAGCCCTTGGAAGGCAGCCTACATGCGCCAGTACCTCATTGAAAACAACTGGCTGCACAAGCCCGTGGCTTCTCCCATTATCATGCGAGGCCATGATGACCACGTCATCACCTGCCTCCAGTTCTACGGCAACAGGATCCTTAGCGGCAGTGACGACACAACTCTCAAAGTGTGGTCGGCTGTCACCGGCAAG TGCCTACGCACGTTGGTGGGTCATTCTGGCGGCGTGTGGTCGTCGCAGATGGTGAACAACTTGGTGATCAGTGGCTCCACTGACCGCACCCTTCGCGTGTGGAATGCTAAGACTGGCCAGTGCCTGAAAGTCCTCGCTGGACACACTTCTACCGTGCGTTGTATGCACCTCCACCAAGACAG GGTTGTGTCTGGGTCCCGTGACGCCACTCTCCGGGTGTGGTCGATCCCCGACGGCCGTTGTCTTCGCGTGCTCATCGGCCACTTGGCAGCCGTGCGATGCGTGCAGTACGACGGCAAGCTGGTCGTGTCCGGCGCATACGACTACTTCGTCAAGGTGTGGAACCCTGAGACTGGGGACTGTCTGCACACCCTCGCTGGACATACCAACCGGGTGTACAGTCTACAG TTCGACGGGATTCACGTGGTGAGCGGCTCTTTGGACACTTCTATTCGCGTTTGGGATGTGGAGTCGGGCCAACTGAAGCACACGTTGACTGGTCACCAGTCTCTCACCTCGGGCATGGAGTTGCATTCCAATATACTTGTGTCTGGTAATGCTGATTCCACTGTCAAGGTCTGGGACATCACCACTGGCCATTGTCTGCATACTCTTTCTG gacCCAACAAGCACCAGTCTGCCGTAACCTGTCTACAGTCGAGCAACCGGTTCGTGATCACTTCGTCCGACGACGGCACGGTGAAGCTGTGGGACGTTCACACGGGCGAGTTTATTCGCAACCTCGTGGAGCTGGGCTCGGGTGGCTCGGGAGGCGTCGTGTGGCGCATTCGCGCCTCCGCCACCAAGCTTATCTGCGCAGTGGGATCGCGCAACGGGACCGAAGAGACCAAACTCTTAGTTCTCGATTTTGACGTCCCCGGCGCTTGTCGCAAGTGCGATGAATAG
- the LOC124645305 gene encoding uncharacterized protein LOC124645305: protein MTAPLIVQMNSEGKWENTRPANMDEERLKQVIQHLVKSDAISAAQSYCCQCAAENQLPKTSPQYIPVVMMPIYSADKCPFDMDCEVEKIKEAEKSKTKKPSKKNKSEVEAKEEKEKDKIKRTKKRGFVMQRLTDFDLLSQW from the exons ATGACAGCCCCGCTGATCGTCCAAATGAACTCTGAAGGAAAATGGGAGAATACAAGGCCTGCAAACATGGACGAAGAACGTCTTAAACAAGTTATTCAACATTTAGTCAAGTCTGACGCAATTTCTGCTGCTCAAAGCTATTGCTGTCAATGTGCTGCGGAAAACCAG TTACCAAAGACCAGTCCACAATACATACCTGTGGTTATGATGCCGATATATTCTGCTGATAAATGCCCTTTTGACATGGATTGTGAAGTTGAAAAGATTAAAGAAGCAGAGAAGAGTAAAACAAAGAAACCAAGCAAGAAGAACAAATCAGAAGTTGAGGCAAAGGAAGAGAAAGAGAAGGATAAAATTAAGCGCACAAAAAAGCGTGGTTTTGTTATGCAACGTCTTACAGACTTCGATTTATTATCGCAATGGTGA